From the Paenibacillus sp. MMS20-IR301 genome, the window CCCAGGTTAACCATTTCGGTTCCATTCTAATCACTCCTTCTATTCGCAAAGCATCAAATGACGGGAGAACAAGCCTTTCTTCGCAATACAGCGGTCTATGATTGTAAATCCGGCAGAGCTGATCATCTCATCCATCGCCTCAATCGCCACGATAACAACCCGGCCGGCAATACGGCGGGCATTGGCCAGAATTGCGAACTGTTCCTCCGGTGTAATGCTCGAATACAGATTGTACGGCATGTCCACAATGGCAGCATCATAATGCTCCTCAATATCGGCAATATCTCCAAGTGTGACGGTACTCTCAAAGCCGAAATGGGCAATGTTCGTCCGTGCACCGGCAGCAATAAACGGGTTGATATCCCGTCCGACGATATCGATTCCCATCGACAGCGCCTCCACCATAACCGTCCCGATCCCGCAGCAGGGGTCTATAGCCTTCACTCCGGGTATCCGGGGAACAGCCATGTTGACTGCCGCCCGGGCCACACGCGTGCTAAGCGCGATGGAGTAGCTGCGCGGCTTCTGCATCTGGCGGAGCCAGGTTGCCTTATTCTTATGGTAAGTGCCGAAATACCAGCGCCCGCCCAGTGTTACAAGGCCATACACCCGCTCCGGACGGTTCACATCCGCTTCTCCCTCAATCCGCATGCCGATTTCCCGTTCAATGGCTCTGCGCTCATCATACTCAACTTTATGCTCAGGGGCCAAGTCATTCGTTTTCACAAAAATAACCTTAAAGGTCTGCCCCGCAAGCTCTACCTGCTCTGTCTGCTTGTAGATTTCCTCAAGAGTGTCCCCTGCGTACATGACATCAACCCGTTCTTTGATAAAAGGGCTGCGGCTTACATCCACCTGGATACCGCTTGAAAAAAGCATGGGCGGAATCACCCGCCCGAACAGGCAGCGCAGCTCCATGCCGCACAGCGATGCCTCATCCTCTGTATGGGTGTAAGTATATATATATGACGGGAAGCCGCTCTCAGGCAACTCCGCTCCGTGTTCAACATTTACAGGCACATTCTCTGACACTCTGATTCGCTCCTATCGCTTTCGCCGCTGGCGGCGCCTTTTGGTTCATAAAGTTCAGCATACTACCGGGAGGCGGTTTACACAATCCTTTTTGATCCATTGGAATATCTCCAGTATAATGAATGCATTACACTGCCGGGTCAAGACTGCCCGGAATCCCGGATGATGTCTTTATGAATGATGCCGGTTCCCGGCGGCACCCTGCAGCGAATTCCAAGGAGGTACATAAATACTATGTCGTATGAAACTTATTTTCAGGCTGAGCG encodes:
- a CDS encoding RNA methyltransferase, with the protein product MPESGFPSYIYTYTHTEDEASLCGMELRCLFGRVIPPMLFSSGIQVDVSRSPFIKERVDVMYAGDTLEEIYKQTEQVELAGQTFKVIFVKTNDLAPEHKVEYDERRAIEREIGMRIEGEADVNRPERVYGLVTLGGRWYFGTYHKNKATWLRQMQKPRSYSIALSTRVARAAVNMAVPRIPGVKAIDPCCGIGTVMVEALSMGIDIVGRDINPFIAAGARTNIAHFGFESTVTLGDIADIEEHYDAAIVDMPYNLYSSITPEEQFAILANARRIAGRVVIVAIEAMDEMISSAGFTIIDRCIAKKGLFSRHLMLCE